The DNA region aatctTATAcctatacatatatatataatacatgaTCCATAGAGAGTATACACTTATCTTCACATGTGCAtgtatttacatattttgatatatgtatattatttcatttccatatttattatacctttctttatatataataagctaatacatatatctctatatttttattaattttcttatatttaattaaagaatcacattaatttttttaaattgtgaAATGTTACACCAGGAAAATGCATAATGCTCACgtaattaaaatttcttGAGAATTGCATATagctattatatatatagtttttcattatatatattatgaaaattgtctttataagtttttaatatatatttttaattctttttaaataagtttacactactttttattttataattataaatgcaattatatgtataaggtatacatatgtgtatattacttatgtcatttttataccatatgaattaattataagatcttttattatttttaatacataGAGTTACAGccctttttaaattaaatacacTACTTGATTTATAGTATCTATATACCACTATCATTGttttttaagaaataaGTGTAAAAGTgaataacaaaatagtTAAAATTGCTTAAAACAGAGCATGATTTAATGTAATACATGTTTACACATCCACGAGAGAAATAACAAGATTTAAactcttttaattttaaagcCATACACATATGTGTATgatgtgtgtatatatgtattgtTTCACTTTCACTATTTgcatattaaattaattttttaatttattaataacatatctatatttaattattttaattttacttTGGCAAATAATGTGTAAGCACtatgcataaaataaatacataaaattgtatGTGAAGTATATCTGTATGTCTATACATATACACCTACATactaattaatttatatggaAGATATACATCGATACACATATATCAgttgatatatatacatgttgTTTTCAtctttcatttatttatggcTACTTAagtatatagatatatttttattataatacatGTGTGGATACATTCTTAGTTCATCAAGATCGGCATCTTTTGAAACTAGTAACAcacattttaatttttttttatcatttaaaatctatttttaatttttttaaaatatttatattttacaaaatgaatCAATAAGATTCATACGAACTTGTGtcaatttatatatgtgcatatgttaaaatgtattacatttgcatattattttaaaacgataatatatatagaagcATAGTTGTAAATTCATCAAATGCTGtgtaattaataaatacacattaataaataaaataatgaataatatgattattttatagctttttttaatggctattattattttatttatttatttttgaaataattcaaatatgAGCATAGTAATTcattaaacaaaataatatgtttatatattgatattaattcaaattgaatttatttttattatgcatatatataatatatgtctTTATTCTCAATTAAATTTGTAATTGCatctaaaaataacaaacgAATTTGAAAGAAATCTATTTAtctttcaaatatatatccatgCATTTATAGCACACagcacacacatatatattatctcGAATtgttgtaaaataaataaaacaacaGTATAGCAGAATGGTATCAATTGTAGATAATAGCGTTTTAagcaaatataatatatttcccCCAGAGTGGAAATTCGAAGATCAAGTTAGAAATAATGTAAAGAACATTAAACTGAtagatattaaaaataatgagcACAAAACATTAAGAATACcaaattatttgttttgctTTTTAAAGCattattcaaatattaattcaaaatattcaaggaataaaatagataaccaatgtgaaaaaaacgaagaagcaccatatttatttcatatcGATGGTAAAGTTTTTTATGGATATgaaatatcattatttgtCTTTTTAATTGAAGAGGATAttgaattaaaatatttcaataaaGAGCACAAGGAAGctaatttatcaaaaaataatatgactaatacattatataatttaaatgttaacaatcatataaaatataaagaagataataatagagaaatattaaaaagttgCTTTGAAAGAACAAACTGTTCTTATATattccaaaaaaataacaacactaataataatgcaatatattttgataaaataaaaaaatatgaaaataacgATGCTAATGAAAACTATCCCGAACTCGTTAATTTATGTAATATGAAATATGATTCCTTcctatcatttttatttaaaaactccaattttcaaaaaaataatgaaagcAATTCAGGatgttattatatagaGCAATTTAATGCGTATCTTTGCACAATACTTGATCCGgtaaatgaaaaagttattttaagtatatacccaataaataaatgggGTTTAAATGAAAGCATAAACAAAGCtcttaattttattcaatATGAAGattacattaaaaaaataatagagaAAATCAAATATGATGTGATAAATGTGAAATCCAATTTAGATAAAATGGagataaataatttgattAATGCATTCAGTATATACAAGGACAGTAACACAAGCAaccataataaaaataatttattttatggcAAAGAAATTAACACATCATTAGAGCATAACACCATGCACAATATGAAATCCAACGTATTTTGTAATACTGTTTGCCACTCTATTTATccttttaaatatacttctttaaaaaaacacatCAGGAGCTATACAtctttatatacaaataaaaatttgaagaAAGGAATTAAACGAATATTATCATCGATGATATGCCTCTTTGAAAAGGgaagaaaattaaaaacaatatcAAATGTAAGAAAGTCTAATAATCCTATTcgaaaatatagaaatgcCATTAATATAAGCACAAAAATGGAGCGTTCAAGAAGTAACTCAGTCTTAAAATCCGCAGATATGTatggtaataaaaatgattctCTAATAATAGATAGTttatctataaaaaaaatgaaccAGTGTGTGGAAgattatattgtttttacaTTGCACAAATTTaatgtgaaaaataatttgcGTTTTAGAGGAAAtgctataaatataataaaaagaagattaaataattatttgattaGAATGTATCTTggatttaataataattctagtgcaaataaaaagtgtaattatgaaaatgacTTTTTTGAAACATTTTTCTTAAGAACGATTTTGTGTTTAGAGGATATTAGAAACAATGTAAATTCTGGAAATTGGAAAAATTGTAGTTCGAAGATGCTAGAAAACAAATTTGATCAAATAAACGATGTTTTTGATAGTAAAGAAAAAggatataaatttgaagaGGGATCATATCGTGTTAAACAATGTGGTGAAAATAGTGAATATCATGAAGGTAGCAATAATGGAACTAATAGCGAGCAGAATAGTGATGGTAATAGTGAAAGAAATAGTGAACGCAATAGCGGAAGTAATAATAGTGGAAATTCTGGGGGCCATCATGATGATAATAGTGGTGATAATGGAAGTAGTAGAGACAGCAATAACGATGGTAGCAACGATGATGATAATGGaagcaataataataacaatgatgacgatgatgatgatgaaaatgaagagAATGAGGAAAATGATGACActaataatgatgaaacTAGGGACCATGATTATAGCAATGAAAATGAAGGGTATAGTAGTactaatgaaaataacataataaaggataaatttaaatatgttgataattttgattgtgaaaatattgattcgaagaaaatattaaatgggGAAATGCCTaattttaacaaatatccatttaatggaaataaaagtgaaataagtacaaattattttgaaaacaGTTGTAACATTAGCgcaaataatagtaataatggatattatgaagaaaatcaccatatgtttttaaacAGTGATGAAGGTTTAACAATAACCAGTGTTAATATGCCGAATGCCAAAAGTAATTCGAGGGACGAAGAAATAACGTTTGGAAATttaacaaatgaaaattgtCATAGTGATAAtggatataataatatgaacacATATGTTGAAACCTACttagataataataaagcgCATAATACTAGTGATGCTAAAAGGGATTCATATAGCACAAATGAAGAGCGAATTTCAAATAACTCCCTTGATGACaacaataaaatgaaaagcgatatatataatgaaaatgatttaaTGTTTCAcggaaataatataaatattaaaaatgaattaataaatggtgATGAGTCATATGAATCTAACCTATTAAGAATGAAAGGAAatctattaaatattaataataaagattcAGATACAtgtgttaaaaaaaaaataataaaaaaaagaaataaaacaaaattggaAAGAAGTAGCAAAAGTTtagatgaagaaaaaaaagaagttttaaataaagtatCACAAATAACAAGAGTTGGTGGTGTTTgctttgataaaaatagacAAAGGTGGATAGCCCATTGGAAAATTGACGGAAAATACCATAAGCATTATTTTCCTATAAGCCAATATGGATTTGAAAATGCTCGAGAAAGAGCAATAAATTGTAGAAAACAAGCTGAGAAGCTTTTCAATTTGCCCGAAATCCAGCCAAGAAATCGATGGAATCAAGTAAAAGTTAATGGCACATctcatattaaaaaagcgTCGAAATTGCCACGTTGTGAAGGTGTAGCTTATGATGAAATGTCACAGAGTTGGGTAAGTACATTTGttgtacataaaaaattttctatCGATGAACTAGGTTTTTATGAAGCAAGAGATAGAGCTATTTATTGCAGAAGAgcatttgaaaaaataaattccgAAGAAGATTATGAATTTTTACTTAAACAAAGATTAGGTTTAACAGAAGAGGAAAAAGAAGAGTTAAGCGCACTATTcgattttgataaaaatgcattGGAAAAAATGGATGCAGTAGGAAATACCGTAAATGGCAATAAGATAAAAAGTAATATGCACAATATGAAAATCCAAGATAATGCTGATTATTCACCTATGGAcaatcataataatatggagCAAGCAAAAACtactaataataataacaatatggaaagtaaaatatcaaatgaacaatatttaaaaatcaCACAAGAAGCTATTGAAATGATTTTAAGCAACATAAAGCATAAATCGTTACCAGAAATTaaacataaattaattgatgttgaaaaatttgaaaattataatacacTAATTGATAAgcattttaaatttgttacTTCTGTCACAAATATATCTCAATTGCAGCCTTATATATCTTTGTtccataaatttattatttaccaCACATTACCACATAATGTATCTttgaaaaaacaattatgcATTATTGAGGCATTAGAATGGtcttcctttttttctGGCGAAGTTAACCATAAAATTGATTAAATTGTAAGACGGCATAAAGGGATGGAACAAAAAATAGCCACGCGCACGTACATATGCATGCGTGAGGGATCACGTGTGCTATACATCCgcactatatatataagtttaaacactttaattttttacaagtGAGGCATATTTTgcctttattttataaaaacatgtttttaaagtatacaaattttttttatttatttacatgtttttttattcattattatatttattgtcaattacttttttattgtatttttttaacaaattaaaagtaATACCTTATGTGTATGTGCATATCTAATACacacattttaaaaaacacggaataaaataattataattacttaaaaaataaatttagcTTTAAAAATGGGGATAAGGAAACacgtttttaaaaaaatatgcctGCATACTTTCTATTgagatatattttgaaagtTATTGcatgatttattatttttttgtaggGAATAAATAGCAATGTGTAACATGCTCCATAATACATGATAATATACCACAAAACTATAGTGCATCAATTACGCTAAATAACTAATTTGGATGCTTATATCTTTCAGGGCAAGTATTTTGcctaatatattatagtattccgaatattttatatttttaaaaataagcatTTAAATGTAACGAAATATCTTTATTGATTAATGCATAAAAcatgataaatttaaataaaaaatgccgAGGATCGTAAATTATGGTgatcatatattatttatgttacacattttacattttttatagcgACTTtgatatatgaaaaataaagcaaTTTTTTACTTCCAAATATTGAAATTCATTAGCACATCACTTTAAATGAATTTTgtttaaagaaatatatttatatatataacgataaaaaaaagataaatattaaaaaggtttaacaaatattttagaatagaaataatctgtaaata from Plasmodium chabaudi chabaudi strain AS genome assembly, chromosome: 2 includes:
- a CDS encoding AP2 domain transcription factor AP2-L, putative, which codes for MVSIVDNSVLSKYNIFPPEWKFEDQVRNNVKNIKLIDIKNNEHKTLRIPNYLFCFLKHYSNINSKYSRNKIDNQCEKNEEAPYLFHIDGKVFYGYEISLFVFLIEEDIELKYFNKEHKEANLSKNNMTNTLYNLNVNNHIKYKEDNNREILKSCFERTNCSYIFQKNNNTNNNAIYFDKIKKYENNDANENYPELVNLCNMKYDSFLSFLFKNSNFQKNNESNSGCYYIEQFNAYLCTILDPVNEKVILSIYPINKWGLNESINKALNFIQYEDYIKKIIEKIKYDVINVKSNLDKMEINNLINAFSIYKDSNTSNHNKNNLFYGKEINTSLEHNTMHNMKSNVFCNTVCHSIYPFKYTSLKKHIRSYTSLYTNKNLKKGIKRILSSMICLFEKGRKLKTISNVRKSNNPIRKYRNAINISTKMERSRSNSVLKSADMYGNKNDSLIIDSLSIKKMNQCVEDYIVFTLHKFNVKNNLRFRGNAINIIKRRLNNYLIRMYLGFNNNSSANKKCNYENDFFETFFLRTILCLEDIRNNVNSGNWKNCSSKMLENKFDQINDVFDSKEKGYKFEEGSYRVKQCGENSEYHEGSNNGTNSEQNSDGNSERNSERNSGSNNSGNSGGHHDDNSGDNGSSRDSNNDGSNDDDNGSNNNNNDDDDDDENEENEENDDTNNDETRDHDYSNENEGYSSTNENNIIKDKFKYVDNFDCENIDSKKILNGEMPNFNKYPFNGNKSEISTNYFENSCNISANNSNNGYYEENHHMFLNSDEGLTITSVNMPNAKSNSRDEEITFGNLTNENCHSDNGYNNMNTYVETYLDNNKAHNTSDAKRDSYSTNEERISNNSLDDNNKMKSDIYNENDLMFHGNNINIKNELINGDESYESNLLRMKGNLLNINNKDSDTCVKKKIIKKRNKTKLERSSKSLDEEKKEVLNKVSQITRVGGVCFDKNRQRWIAHWKIDGKYHKHYFPISQYGFENARERAINCRKQAEKLFNLPEIQPRNRWNQVKVNGTSHIKKASKLPRCEGVAYDEMSQSWVSTFVVHKKFSIDELGFYEARDRAIYCRRAFEKINSEEDYEFLLKQRLGLTEEEKEELSALFDFDKNALEKMDAVGNTVNGNKIKSNMHNMKIQDNADYSPMDNHNNMEQAKTTNNNNNMESKISNEQYLKITQEAIEMILSNIKHKSLPEIKHKLIDVEKFENYNTLIDKHFKFVTSVTNISQLQPYISLFHKFIIYHTLPHNVSLKKQLCIIEALEWSSFFSGEVNHKID